A region of uncultured Draconibacterium sp. DNA encodes the following proteins:
- a CDS encoding DUF1080 domain-containing protein, with protein sequence MKTKITVILSIVALIVLSSTAPLSAQKNKGFVKLFNGENWDGWHLKLKNGDDALAEKVYAIEDGMVHVFNDQFPDEYNLNTGENATHGLFYTNKNYSKYILRFEYKWGSKIANNFDEWQYDAGCYYHVFDDKIWPKGIEYQVRYNHITNKNHTGDFWAASTHLDWTSTADTSSFLLPKDGGINAGRKKNELYGYAKAKYNALNNKWNKCEVIVMGDKYTIHKLNGVIVNMGTNLSHSEGMIGFQSETAEIFYRNIEIKEFDEIIPIEEFVK encoded by the coding sequence ATGAAAACTAAAATTACAGTAATTCTGTCTATCGTAGCACTAATCGTTCTTTCGTCAACAGCACCTTTATCTGCACAAAAGAATAAAGGTTTTGTTAAACTTTTTAATGGCGAAAACTGGGATGGCTGGCATCTTAAATTGAAAAATGGAGATGATGCTTTGGCAGAAAAAGTTTATGCCATAGAAGATGGAATGGTGCATGTTTTTAACGACCAGTTCCCGGATGAATATAATTTGAACACAGGCGAGAATGCAACCCACGGCTTGTTTTATACCAACAAAAATTACAGCAAATATATTCTGAGGTTCGAATATAAATGGGGTAGTAAAATTGCCAATAACTTCGATGAATGGCAGTACGATGCAGGGTGTTATTACCATGTTTTCGACGATAAAATTTGGCCCAAAGGCATCGAGTACCAGGTGCGTTACAATCATATTACAAATAAAAACCACACCGGCGATTTTTGGGCAGCAAGCACCCATCTCGACTGGACTTCTACCGCCGACACCTCTTCGTTTCTTTTACCTAAAGATGGTGGTATAAATGCTGGTCGGAAAAAGAACGAATTGTATGGTTATGCCAAAGCCAAATACAATGCATTAAATAACAAGTGGAACAAATGCGAAGTAATTGTTATGGGCGATAAATATACCATTCATAAATTAAATGGTGTTATTGTTAATATGGGAACAAATCTCTCGCATAGCGAAGGGATGATCGGATTCCAGTCGGAAACAGCTGAGATTTTCTATCGCAACATCGAAATTAAAGAGTTCGATGAAATTATTCCAATTGAAGAGTTTGTGAAGTAG